Within the Telopea speciosissima isolate NSW1024214 ecotype Mountain lineage chromosome 4, Tspe_v1, whole genome shotgun sequence genome, the region TTCCATTTGGGAAGGCCGAGGTAATTGTTCAAGACCATAGAGGAGCTGGACCCCCTTGCGGACGCCAAGATCACCGATGGGGAGAACATCGGGTCGGTGAAGAGAGAAAATCATGAACATGTGCACAGACCAGGGTCCTATACCATTGACCATAGTGACCATTGCGAAAAGGGACTTATCGTCCATGTCAATAATCGAGGCATCAGAAAGGATCCCCTTGCGGTACTTGCTGGCGAGGTCATGGAGGTAGCTGGCTTTACGGGCAGAAACGCCGATTTGACGGAGTTggtggagagagaaggagaggacgGCGTCGGGGACTACACCAGCCTCACCACCGCAGAGAGAGATGAATCGAGTGTAGATGGTGGTGCCAGCCTTGTAGGCGAGCTGCTGGTAGAGGATACTCTTGGTCAGGGCTAAGAATGGTGGGTGAAATGTGTCAAAAGACGGCGGTTGATAAACGTCGATAACACGCGCTAGCAGTGGATCCGCGGTCCTTAAATGCCGAATGGCGGCAGCAACCTCTCCTGCGCAAGATAATGTCTTGCCCACTATTCTCGGAATTACCCTAATCGGTTGTACAAGGATCATGTTGCTGTTGTGCACGACGGTTGTGGTGGTTACCATCTCAGAGGtagcggcggcggcggcggtgtTGATGGTGGTGGGGGTGATTTTACTGCCCCTGCTGTTTTTCTTGTTACTAACGGCGGTAGCGTTGGAGGTGACGTTGGTGGGGGGAGTTTGGGTGGCGTTATCCCCGTCGACGGCTTGGGGAGCTTTATTTTCGGAGTTATCTGTAGAGACGTCAGCGGAGAGTTTCCTGATCTTTCGAGACCGAATGGGGATCTTAGATGCCGAAGAGGAATTCTGGGGAGGACAAGCAACGGCGGTTGTGGCGTCTACCGTTTGAGAGGTGGCGTCCGGCTGAAGCTGAGGAGTATTACCGGGCAGAGGCTGGGTTTGGGTttcggtttgggtttgggtctgGAGTTCGGGCTGTGGTTGAAGCCGAGACTGAGGCTGAGGAGGCTGGAGCAGGGGTTGGAGTTGAGTCTGAGATTGAATTTGGGATTGTGACTGGATTGGGACTTGGGGTTGAGTTTGGGGCTGATTTGAGGGCTGAGACTGGGGGTGGGgttgaggatgatgatgaattTGCGTCTGGACGGGTACTTGGGGTTCAGTTTGCTCCCCCATAGACGACGTTAGCGAAACGGAAACCAATACCGGAGGCAGAAACGGCGGCGGCGGCTGTGGCTGTTGCTGTTGGTTCA harbors:
- the LOC122660280 gene encoding uncharacterized protein LOC122660280 isoform X2; translation: MLLLMNQQQQPQPPPPFLPPVLVSVSLTSSMGEQTEPQVPVQTQIHHHPQPHPQSQPSNQPQTQPQVPIQSQSQIQSQTQLQPLLQPPQPQSRLQPQPELQTQTQTETQTQPLPGNTPQLQPDATSQTVDATTAVACPPQNSSSASKIPIRSRKIRKLSADVSTDNSENKAPQAVDGDTTTINTAAAAATSEMVTTTTVVHNSNMILVQPIRVIPRIVGKTLSCAGEVAAAIRHLRTADPLLARVIDVYQPPSFDTFHPPFLALTKSILYQQLAYKAGTTIYTRFISLCGGEAGVVPDAVLSFSLHQLRQIGVSARKASYLHDLASKYRKGILSDASIIDMDDKSLFAMVTMVNGIGPWSVHMFMIFSLHRPDVLPIGDLGVRKGVQLLYGLEQLPRPSQMEQLCEKWRPYRSVGTWYMWRFAEAKGAQASATAVAVGAGQPQLQQQPQPQPQQHQHLDPINGIESLG
- the LOC122660280 gene encoding uncharacterized protein LOC122660280 isoform X1 yields the protein MLLLMNQQQQPQPPPPFLPPVLVSVSLTSSMGEQTEPQVPVQTQIHHHPQPHPQSQPSNQPQTQPQVPIQSQSQIQSQTQLQPLLQPPQPQSRLQPQPELQTQTQTETQTQPLPGNTPQLQPDATSQTVDATTAVACPPQNSSSASKIPIRSRKIRKLSADVSTDNSENKAPQAVDGDTTTINTAAAAATSEMVTTTTVVHNSNMILVQPIRVIPRIVGKTLSCAGEVAAAIRHLRTADPLLARVIDVYQPPSFDTFHPPFLALTKSILYQQLAYKAGTTIYTRFISLCGGEAGVVPDAVLSFSLHQLRQIGVSARKASYLHDLASKYRKGILSDASIIDMDDKSLFAMVTMVNGIGPWSVHMFMIFSLHRPDVLPIGDLGVRKGVQLLYGLEQLPRPSQMEQLCEKWRPYRSVGTWYMWRFAEAKGAQASATAVAVGAGQPQLQQQPQPQPQQHQHLDPINGIESLGACVWGIDWEG